GGTGAGCTCGATGAGCTCGACGCCCTCCTCGGCGAGGCCCCCGAGGTTGTCGGGCAGCTCCTTCGACAGCAGCGGCGACACCATGCCCTGCGTGTCGGTGAACCCGGAGTCCTCGATGAGGAAGTCCATCCACGCCTTCGCGGCGGCCTTCACCTTCGAGTTCTTGTTGATGCCGAGGTTGTAGTCGCCGCCGACGACCGCGTACTGCGTGCCGTCGGGGGCTGTGGCCGGGAAGGTCATGTAGCCGACGACCTCGGGGTCGATGCCGTTGTCGCTCGCGGCGGCCTGCATCTGCGAGATCGCCCACGAGCCGAGCGCCATCGTCGCGATCTTGCCGGTCGCGAAGTCGACCTTCGACTGCTCCCAGTTCGTCGTGAGCGGGTCGGCCTCGGTGTAGCCGTCGGCGACGAGGTCGTAGATGAGCTTGTCGATCGTGTAGATGTCGCTGCCCGGGGTCCAGGGCTCGTCGTCCTTCGTCATGGCGTTCTGCGCATCCGGGTCTCCCGTGATGGCGCCGATGTTGCTCGACCACTGGCTGAGCGGCCATCCGTCCTTGTAGTTCGTGTAGTACGGGATGGCGTCGGTCGAGTCCTGGATGGCCTTCATCGCAGCGAGGAAGTCCTCGGGGGTCTTCGGCACCTCGGTGACGCCGGCGGCCTCGAAGACGTCCTTGTTGTAGATGAGGCCGTTGGCGTTGCCGCCGAGCGCGATGCCGTACTGCACGCCCTCGTAGCTCTTCGGCGCGAGGAAGCGGTAGTCGGCCGCGAGGTCGTCGGTCTCGCCGAGCGGCTCGAAGAAGTCCGCGAACTGGTCGGGCAGCACGCTGTTCGGGATGCCGAGCACGTCGCCGTAGTTCGTGGTGGAGAGGCGCGTGCGCAGCTCGCCCTCGTAGTCGGTGATGCCCTCGAACGTGACCGTCGCATCCGGGTACTTCTCGTGGAACTGGGCTGCGTACTCCTCGAAGGTGCCGTCCTGGATGAGGTCGGTGCGCCAGGTGACGAAGGTCACCTCGCCCTTCACGTCGCCGTCGATGGTGTTGTTCGCGTCGTCGCCTCCGCCGCTCGAGCACGACGTGAGCAGCAGTGCCGCCGTCGCCGCGCCCGCGACAAGGCCGATGATCGCCTTGCGTGATGCCATGCGAATACTCCCTTGTATCGGACCCCGTGGTGCATCGACGCGAGGGGGGATCCCGCGTCGATGGGGGATGCTCGGGAGCGTATAAACTAAAGCGCTTTAAGTAAAGCGCTTTATCGATCCGTTACCCTGACCGGTCGGCTTCTGGCCCTATCCGAGCGATTTGGGGCCAGAAACCGACCGGTCAGCGATCGGAGGGTGCGGCGCCGGCAGCGGCGGGGCCCGTGGAACCTCGGATGACGAGGGCCGGGGCCGAGTCGAGGAACGCCGCGGGCGTGGTGCCGGCGACGACGTCGAAGAGGCGGCGGGCCACGTGCGAGCCGAAGGCGACGACGTCGTGGCTCAGCGCCGTGAGCTTCGGGAGCGTGTGCTCGCACAGCACCGAGTCGTCCCACGCGACGATCGACACCTCCGACGGCACGCCGAGCCCGAGCTCCATCGCGACCGTGAGCCCCGCGACCGCCATGACGTCGTTGTCGTAGATGAACGCCGTCGGGGGCTCGGATGCGGCGAGCGCCTCGCGCGTCACGCGCTCCCCCAGCACGGGCGTGTAGTCGGTGCGCAGCACGGTGGGCTCGATGCCGAGCGCCCGCGTCTCGTCGAGGAACGCGTCGTCGCGGATGCGCGTGTGGGCGAGCGCCTCGAGCCCCGCCACTCGCGCGATGCGGCGGTGGCCGAGCCCCGCGAGGTGCCGCACGGCCTCGCGCATCGAGGCCGCGTCATCCGTCCACACGCTCGTGAGACCGCCCGCGACGCTCGGGTCGCCCACGACGACGGCCGGCAGTCCGGCCTCGGCGGCGAACGCGGCGCGCGGGTCGTCGACCGTGAGGTCGGTCAGCACGACCCCGTCGACGCGGCGCGTGCGGTGCCACTTGCGAAGCGTCTCGAGCGCGTCGTCGGTCGAGCCGACGACCTGCAGCAGGAGGCTGTAGCCGCGCTTCGACAGCTCGATCTCGAGTCCCGCGAAGAACTCCATGTAGAACGACTCGACGCCGAGGTTGTGCGGGTCGCGCGCGAGCACGAGCCCGAACGTCTCGGTCTTCGCCTCCGCGAGCGAGCGCGCCGCCGTCGACGGAGCCCAGCCGAGCTCGTCGGCGACGCGCAGGATGCGGGCGCGCGTCTCATCCGACACGCCCTTGCGCCCGTTGAGCGCGAACGACACCGCGCCGATCGACACGCCCGCGCGCTCGGCGATGTCGCTGATCGTCACGCGGCCGCCCGACCGCCGCTCCGACCGTCCCGGTGTGCTCACGAAGGGAACGATAGCCCCGCGCGCACGCGGACATAGACTCGGCCTATCGCGCGAGGGAGGGTCGATGGCGGGTTTCCTTCCGTTCCTCCTGGGCATCCGCGTCGAGCAGCCCGCGCAGTACCGGCGGCTGCGCCGCATCCGCAGCCGCATCTACGAGACCGTCGCGTGGCTCGACGCCGAGGTCGTTCGCTCGGCCGAGCCCATCCCGTTCGGCGAGCTCGACCGCGAGGCGTTCCAGCCCATCCGCCCCGGGCAGTCGTTCGGGGGCGTGCTCGAGTGCGCGTGGCTGCGGCTCACGGGCGAGGTGCCCGCGGATGCCGGGGGCGCGATCGTCATGCTGGGCGTGCGCGGCGAGGGGCTCGTGCACGATGCCGAGGGCCGCATCGTCGGCGCCGTGACGACCGTGTTCCAGCAGGGCGACCTGCCGCACGCGGGCGGGAGGTACCGCCCGGTCGGCGAGCCGCTCGCGGCGGGCACGCGCGTCGAGCTGTACGCCGACGTCGCCTACAACGGGTTCATCCTCTACGAGGTGGGCCGCGGGGTGTTCCACGGCGCCCGGCTCGCGCGCCGCGACGACACCGTCTTCGGGCTCTACTACGACTACCTGACGCTCGCCGT
The Protaetiibacter sp. SSC-01 genome window above contains:
- a CDS encoding ABC transporter substrate-binding protein, with the protein product MASRKAIIGLVAGAATAALLLTSCSSGGGDDANNTIDGDVKGEVTFVTWRTDLIQDGTFEEYAAQFHEKYPDATVTFEGITDYEGELRTRLSTTNYGDVLGIPNSVLPDQFADFFEPLGETDDLAADYRFLAPKSYEGVQYGIALGGNANGLIYNKDVFEAAGVTEVPKTPEDFLAAMKAIQDSTDAIPYYTNYKDGWPLSQWSSNIGAITGDPDAQNAMTKDDEPWTPGSDIYTIDKLIYDLVADGYTEADPLTTNWEQSKVDFATGKIATMALGSWAISQMQAAASDNGIDPEVVGYMTFPATAPDGTQYAVVGGDYNLGINKNSKVKAAAKAWMDFLIEDSGFTDTQGMVSPLLSKELPDNLGGLAEEGVELIELTPAPEGEEALFNSIADGAQIDIWGNIYRQKLVDIARGAADGDFDSYIAELNARWAESRAEQG
- a CDS encoding LacI family DNA-binding transcriptional regulator; the protein is MSTPGRSERRSGGRVTISDIAERAGVSIGAVSFALNGRKGVSDETRARILRVADELGWAPSTAARSLAEAKTETFGLVLARDPHNLGVESFYMEFFAGLEIELSKRGYSLLLQVVGSTDDALETLRKWHRTRRVDGVVLTDLTVDDPRAAFAAEAGLPAVVVGDPSVAGGLTSVWTDDAASMREAVRHLAGLGHRRIARVAGLEALAHTRIRDDAFLDETRALGIEPTVLRTDYTPVLGERVTREALAASEPPTAFIYDNDVMAVAGLTVAMELGLGVPSEVSIVAWDDSVLCEHTLPKLTALSHDVVAFGSHVARRLFDVVAGTTPAAFLDSAPALVIRGSTGPAAAGAAPSDR